The DNA window CGAGAAGCAGCCATTAATTGAACTCCGAATCGCTTAAAGAAATTCCCTAAACGTATTTTTCTTCCGACTAAAATAGATTTTGGAGTTACAATGATTTCAGACATGCCAACTTCTTGGTTAATAAGATTGTTTTGTAATTCATCTGCAATAGGCTCTAAGGGTAATAGACCTAATCTGAATTGTATCATGATAGCATTTATAGCTTCAGTATTACCTTTTACAGTAATAATATCATGATACATGAATTCTGTACTATTGGTTGGGAACTCAATAAAAGGATCATTTCCTTTGAGGAGGTTAGGATGTCTTCGTTTGATTCTGATTATAGATACATGATGTTCTGTTTCAAAATTCCAGTCACCTAGTTTCGTGTTTAAAAGAGGAGATACAGACCTCACTCTAAGTCGGTAATAATCATCATCAACTTTATAGGCTTCAATCCATTTATGAAGTGTAGTACTAATATCTACAGGTTTATTATTCGTTTTGTTATTAGGTAATAATTTGAATCCTATGAATTTGAAATATAGAAGTGTGATTAGTAATAGAGGTAAACCAATAAGCGCAAACTCAAAAAAGGAGAAGCCTTCTAATCCGCTTTCAATCATTGTATTGTTTACAATTATATTTGGAGGAGTTCCAGTTAAAGTAAGAAGTCCACCAGTATTAGAGCCAAAAGCTACTGGCATTAATAACTTTGAAGGCATTGTTCCAATATTCCAAGCTGAAGCAATGGTTACAGGCATCATGGTTGCTACTGTTCCTGTATTACTTACAACACCTGATAAAATTCCAGAGCCAAGCGTTGTTATTAAAAGTAATTTTGTTGTGCTTTTTCCAGCGAGTTTTATGAATTTTTTCCCAGCTACAGCTGTCCAACCAGTTTGTGAGAGTCCTTCACCAATAATAAATAGAGCAGCAATCATTATGACTGTCGGATTACTAAATCCGCTCAGTGTTTCATTTAGGTCTAGTATTCCCAAAAGGAACAAACTTATCATAGATAATAAAGCAATGATGTCTGGTGTAAATTTGCCCCAAACAAAAAGAGTAATTGTGATTATTAATATGATAAGCATTAGATACATAAGACGTTACCTTTATTTATAATATAAAGTTATAAGTAATGCCGAGGATTAAATATGACATATATCATGGAATGGTTTATTGATATACTTTTGTGATTTTCACTAAATTTTATTAAAATTAATGCATAAAATATTTACGAAAACGAGTGAGTAGTATTGAGTTATAAATGGTAGCTTTGTTTTTTAAGTTAATTTTGATTTGTTTATAATTCTTGCTTGATGTTTTTAAGTGTTTCATTTTAAAAATGTCGTCAACAGTTATTACGACATTTAAATATTTTGAAAATGAAATTAGATATACTCGCTTTTGGAGCGCATCCAGATGATGTAGAATTAGGTTGTGGTGGAACCATTGCAAAAGAAGTAGCAAACGGAAAAAAAGTTGGAATTATCGATTTAACACGTGGTGAATTAGGAACACGTGGAACTGCAGAAACAAGAGATCAGGAAGCAAGTGATGCAGCCGAAATTTTGGGTGTTTCTGTTAGAGAGAATCTAGCCTTTGCTGATGGTTTTTTTGTTAATGATAAGAGTCATCAATTAAAAATTATTAAAATGATACGTAAGTATCAACCTGAGATTGTGCTTTGTAACGCTATTGATGATAGACACATAGATCATGGAAAAGGAAGTAAATTGGTCAGTGATGCTTGTTTTTTAAGTGGATTGATAAAAATAGAAACAGAACTTGAGGGGAACCAACAAAAGCAATGGCGACCAAAACAAGTGTATCATTACATACAGTGGAAAAATATAGAACCAGAGTTAACAGTTGATGTTACAGGTTTTATAGATACTAAAATGGCATCTGTATTAGCTTATAAAACACAGTTTTATGATCCTGATAGTAAGGAGCCTCAAACACCTATTTCGAGTAAAAATTTTACTGATAGTATAAATTACAGAGCAAGAGACCTAGGTCGTTTGGTAGGAGTAGAGTATGCTGAAGGCTTTACAGTAGAGCGTTATGTTGCTGTAGATAGTTTGTTTGATTTGAAGTAATAATTTTAAAAAAAAGTCTTTGTCATAACTGTGAAATAATTTACATTTGCAGTCCAATTTAAATGGTGGCTCTTTTTCAGCTGATTAGAGCATTCCTTTTGGAAAACTTTTCGGAGTTTAAATAAAATAATATGGTGGTTGTAGCTCAGCTGGTTAGAGCGTCGGTTTGTGGTACCGAAAGTCGCCGGTTCGAACCCGGTCTTCCACCCAAAAGCAAAAGTCTTCAATGAAAATTGAAGACTTTTTGTGTGACTCATGTTAGTCTATAAAAAAAAGCGATACCTTATTAAAGTATCGCTTTTTTTATGTGACAATTGGTGAATACTTATTCAATAGTTTCAGCTTTATCAACAATTATTCTATCTTTTCTATTTACTAATTCCCAAGCCGTATAAAACACAAGACGAGTTCTGTTTTCTAGAAGGTCATATTGAATTTTGTCAGGAGTATCTGTTGCTCTATGATAGTCCTCATGCTTTCCATTAAAGTAAAAGGCAATAGGGATATTGTGTTTAGCAAAGTTATAGTGATCAGATCTGTAGTAGTAACGGTTAGGATCTGTTTTGTTACTGTATCTGTAGTCTAAATTAATATTAGTATAGGTCTGGTTTGCATTTTCGCTTATTTTGAAAAGTTCGGTACTTAACATATCAGAACCAATAACATAAACATAATTCCTATCCTCTTCGTGTAATTTATCTACACGACCAATCATATCAATATTAAGGTTTGCAACTGTATTTTCTAAGGGAAAAATTGGGTTAACGTCTGTATAATATTTAGAGCCTTGAAGTCCTTTTTCTTCAGCAGTTAAATGCAAGAACAAAATAGAACGTTTTGGAGAATATCCATCTTTAATAGCAGCTTTAAATGCTTGAGCAATTTCTAACATGGCAACGGTTCCTGATCCATCATCATCAGCACCATTACTTATTTCACCATCTTCAATTCCTAAATGATCTAAATGCGCAGAAATCACAATAATTTCGTCAGGTTTTTTGTCGCCTTTAATGAAAGCGACGACGTTATTGGAATTAAAAGTTTCAAAATTCTTTTTAATAGATAACTCAATTTCAATGTCAATAATTTTAGGTGTATGATTTGTGTCAATATCATTTACTATTTGTTTGGCAAAAGCTTTACTAATTATAAAATCGGAAATATCATCTTCATGACCTACTGATCTTATTGAACCTTCATATTCTGTGTCAACCATTTTTGCATAGCGTTTTGAAAAGTAACTATGAGTGGGAGCATTCAAAACAAAAACAGCTTTGGCACCACGATTTTTTGCAGATTCAATTTTTAGATTTCTAGCTCTTCTTCCAGAAGTCCATTGCGATTTTTCTTTTGTGCCAGTTGTAACATAAGTGCTATCAGTGTTTAAAGGTTCACCAGATTTGATGACAACAATTTTACCTTTAACGTCTAGGTTTTTATAATCTGAATAGTTTTCGGCATCAATTCCATAGCCAGCATAAGCAATTTGATTCACTTTTAATGATTGGACATTTACACCTTTAGAAGGGATAAAATCATCATAAATAGTAGCTTTTTTTCCATTCACAGTTATATTTGCTTCTGGCAATTTCTGACGTTCTAAAGGAACTTCTTGCAGATATTGACCATTTTCATAAGGAGAAGCGACTTCCATACTTATATATTTTTCTTTTAAGTAATCTGTAGCCATATCATGACCAGGTTCACCTGTTTCTCGGCCTTCAAAATCATCAGAAGCAAATTTATAGAGTAGTACTTTAAGATCGT is part of the Psychroserpens ponticola genome and encodes:
- a CDS encoding M28 family peptidase — its product is MKKNLLHGILCLLAMSCAKEPADPTKYGNTITSDDLKVLLYKFASDDFEGRETGEPGHDMATDYLKEKYISMEVASPYENGQYLQEVPLERQKLPEANITVNGKKATIYDDFIPSKGVNVQSLKVNQIAYAGYGIDAENYSDYKNLDVKGKIVVIKSGEPLNTDSTYVTTGTKEKSQWTSGRRARNLKIESAKNRGAKAVFVLNAPTHSYFSKRYAKMVDTEYEGSIRSVGHEDDISDFIISKAFAKQIVNDIDTNHTPKIIDIEIELSIKKNFETFNSNNVVAFIKGDKKPDEIIVISAHLDHLGIEDGEISNGADDDGSGTVAMLEIAQAFKAAIKDGYSPKRSILFLHLTAEEKGLQGSKYYTDVNPIFPLENTVANLNIDMIGRVDKLHEEDRNYVYVIGSDMLSTELFKISENANQTYTNINLDYRYSNKTDPNRYYYRSDHYNFAKHNIPIAFYFNGKHEDYHRATDTPDKIQYDLLENRTRLVFYTAWELVNRKDRIIVDKAETIE
- the bshB1 gene encoding bacillithiol biosynthesis deacetylase BshB1, with translation MKLDILAFGAHPDDVELGCGGTIAKEVANGKKVGIIDLTRGELGTRGTAETRDQEASDAAEILGVSVRENLAFADGFFVNDKSHQLKIIKMIRKYQPEIVLCNAIDDRHIDHGKGSKLVSDACFLSGLIKIETELEGNQQKQWRPKQVYHYIQWKNIEPELTVDVTGFIDTKMASVLAYKTQFYDPDSKEPQTPISSKNFTDSINYRARDLGRLVGVEYAEGFTVERYVAVDSLFDLK
- a CDS encoding SLC13 family permease, translated to MLIILIITITLFVWGKFTPDIIALLSMISLFLLGILDLNETLSGFSNPTVIMIAALFIIGEGLSQTGWTAVAGKKFIKLAGKSTTKLLLITTLGSGILSGVVSNTGTVATMMPVTIASAWNIGTMPSKLLMPVAFGSNTGGLLTLTGTPPNIIVNNTMIESGLEGFSFFEFALIGLPLLLITLLYFKFIGFKLLPNNKTNNKPVDISTTLHKWIEAYKVDDDYYRLRVRSVSPLLNTKLGDWNFETEHHVSIIRIKRRHPNLLKGNDPFIEFPTNSTEFMYHDIITVKGNTEAINAIMIQFRLGLLPLEPIADELQNNLINQEVGMSEIIVTPKSILVGRKIRLGNFFKRFGVQLMAASRNNVPFTEREIIIKAGDAFLIRGAWSDIEQLKEHHENLVIIGSPEGIAKTVTNITFKSYVALFALVLMIVLLVFKLVPGAIAALISAGIVLLFGCVPISKAYKGISWISVIMIAAMIPMGLALQKTGTAELIANGLVDTLGSLHPIVLLGGVFLLTTTFSQVINNSATAVLMAPVVIISASTLNMSAAPFMIAVAISASTAFLTPVGTTTNAMVMTAGGYKFSDYFKVGFPLLILFLITTLLLVPLIWPFYNI